One genomic segment of Theobroma cacao cultivar B97-61/B2 chromosome 6, Criollo_cocoa_genome_V2, whole genome shotgun sequence includes these proteins:
- the LOC18596159 gene encoding IQ domain-containing protein IQM1 gives MVMMTSVDFERMGKATLRTSSFKKRDSENSAYVSDHEQDNVLVGESISFKKKKPGKLELQMTIPALDIMNRKISDLGGNDELVNKANSITFSSPEQEKFLSSRPASELHAAATKLQKFYKSYRTRRNLADCAVVVEELWFVLLTTIISFFQCNYGWKALEFAALRRSSVSFFNSKKSETAVSRWARARTRAAKVGKGLSKDVKGQQLALRHWLEAIDPRHRYGHNLHLYYNIWFEIGSSQPFFYWLDVGDGKEVNIDKCPRTDLQRQCIKYLGPKEREAYEVVLEKGKLIYKQSKVAVNTIEGTKWIFVLSTSRILYVGQKEKGLFQHSSFLAGGATIASGRLVILDGTLDAVWPYSGHYRPTEANFAELCRFLEEHHVDLTNVKKYAMDDDVILSQVKIHEELKPESVKETTENMPSNNGAEPIHANGCTKDHIIGKNENEGNTDRSRLVDKAAAHDLGKPVKSKWCTGVGPRIGCVRDYPAQLQFKALEQVNLSPRVKAGHPSVPCAPIPSPRPSPKLHLSPRLACIGLVSPRVRVPASN, from the exons ATGGTCATGATGACATCCGTCGACTTTGAGAGGATGGGGAAGGCGACATTGAGAACAAGCAGCTTCAAGAAAAGGGATTCGGAGAACAGTGCGTATGTATCCGATCATGAGCAAGATAATGTCCTTGTTGGAGAGTCTATAAgcttcaagaaaaagaaacccGGGAAGCTAGAGCTCCAAATGACTATTCCAGCACTGGATATCATGAACAGAAAGATTTCTGATTTAGGTGGAAATGATGAATTGGTTAACAAAGCAAATTCTATCACATTTTCCTCACCAGAGCAGGAAAAATTCCTGTCTTCCAGGCCGGCTAGCGAGCTTCATGCAGCTGCTACTAAGCTGCAAAAATTCTACAAGAGTTACCGGACTCGAAGAAACCTTGCAGATTGTGCTGTTGTTGTCGAGGAGCTATGGTTTGTTCTCTTAACTACGatcatttctttcttccaaTGCAATTATGG gTGGAAGGCATTAGAATTTGCAGCTCTGAGAAGAAGCTCTGTATCGTTCTTTAATTCGAAAAAATCAGAAACGGCTGTTTCCCGTTGGGCACGAGCTCGGACAAGAGCGGCCAAG GTTGGGAAAGGCTTGTCAAAGGACGTGAAAGGTCAGCAGTTGGCTTTACGACACTGGCTTGAAGCT ATTGATCCACGTCATCGTTACGGTCACAACCTACATTTGTATTACAATATCTGGTTTGAGATTGGGAGTTCTCAACCCTTTTTCTACtg GTTGGATGTTGGAGATGGCAAAGAAGTTAATATTGACAAATGCCCAAGGACTGATCTACAGCGTCAATGCATCAAATATCTTGGACCG AAAGAAAGGGAAGCATACGAAGTAGTTCTGGAGAAAGGGAAGCTGATTTACAAACAAAGCAAAGTGGCAGTTAACACCATAGAGGGAACCAAGTGGATCTTTGTTCTTAGTACATCAAGAATCCTATATGTTGGGCAGAAGGAGAAGGGTCTGTTTCAGCACTCGAGTTTCCTAGCTGGGGGAGCCACCATTGCGTCTGGCAGATTGGTTATTCTTGATGGAACTCTTGAT GCTGTCTGGCCCTACAGTGGTCATTATCGCCCGACCGAAGCAAATTTCGCGGAATTATGCCGTTTCTTGGAGGAACATCATGTTGACTTGACAAATGTCAAG AAATATGCCATGGATGATGATGTGATCCTCAGTCAAGTTAAAATTCACGAGGAACTGAAACCAGAGTCCGTAAAAGAAACGACTGAAAACATGCCATCCAACAATGGCGCCGAGCCAATTCATGCAAATGGGTGCACCAAAGACcatataattggaaaaaaTGAGAATGAAGGAAATACTGACAGAAGCAGATTAGTTGACAAAGCTGCAGCGCATGACTTGGGGAAGCCTGTGAAATCCAAATGGTGTACAGGAGTAGGTCCTCGTATCGGTTGTGTCAGAGACTACCCAGCACAGCTACAATTCAAAGCACTGGAACAGGTTAATTTATCACCAAGGGTCAAGGCAGGGCATCCTTCGGTGCCTTGTGCCCCAATTCCTTCTCCCAGACCAAGTCCAAAACTTCACTTATCTCCTAGGCTTGCCTGTATTGGACTCGTTAGCCCAAGGGTCCGGGTTCCTGCTTCTAATTAA
- the LOC18596160 gene encoding uncharacterized protein LOC18596160 isoform X2: MSEPKHHPTDHRSDVKAPNIIERAKEEIGAIIHTDKKPHHHKETHGRNDDIDEDTPVHDVKGPNVFERVKEEVEAIVGAIHPKKESKGS, translated from the exons ATGTCTGAACCAAAACATCATCCAACGGATCATCGCTCAG atgttAAAGCACCCAACATAATTGAGAGAGCTAAGGAAGAGATTGGGGCCATAATCCACACTGATAAAAAACCACACCATCACAAAGAGACACATGGAAGGAACGATGATATCGATGAGGACACCCCCGTACATGATGTTAAAGGCCCTAACGTGTTTGAACGAGTGAAGGAAGAAGTGGAGGCCATTGTTGGAGCAATTCATCCTAAGAAAGAATCTAAAGGATCATGA
- the LOC18596160 gene encoding uncharacterized protein LOC18596160 isoform X1, translating into MSEPKHHPTDHRSEKDVKAPNIIERAKEEIGAIIHTDKKPHHHKETHGRNDDIDEDTPVHDVKGPNVFERVKEEVEAIVGAIHPKKESKGS; encoded by the exons ATGTCTGAACCAAAACATCATCCAACGGATCATCGCTCAG aaaaagatgttAAAGCACCCAACATAATTGAGAGAGCTAAGGAAGAGATTGGGGCCATAATCCACACTGATAAAAAACCACACCATCACAAAGAGACACATGGAAGGAACGATGATATCGATGAGGACACCCCCGTACATGATGTTAAAGGCCCTAACGTGTTTGAACGAGTGAAGGAAGAAGTGGAGGCCATTGTTGGAGCAATTCATCCTAAGAAAGAATCTAAAGGATCATGA
- the LOC18596162 gene encoding EPIDERMAL PATTERNING FACTOR-like protein 5: MQGRLFCFLLALQIVSWTSAASRPLAPNDGFGVHQPVTGQRPQSLQDTSGPSSSSKEVSMQSFESKGGTAATNEEANAEGESKQGIGSSPPSCEHKCYGCIPCEAIQVPTTSKLSHVGLQYANYEPESWKCKCGPSIYSP, from the exons ATGCAGGGAaggttgttttgttttctattaGCTCTTCAAATAGTAAGCTGGACTTCTGCAGCCAGCAGGCCTTTAGCACCAAATGATGGTTTTGGTGTTCATCAACCAG TCACAGGCCAGAGACCACAGTCTTTACAAGATACCTCGGGCCCAAGTTCGAGCTCAAAAGAAGTGTCTATGCAGAGTTTTGAAAGCAAGGGAGGAACGGCTGCCACAAATGAAGAAGCAAATGCCGAAGGGGAGAGCAAACAGGGCATAGGATCAAGTCCTCCAAGCTGTGAACACAAATGCTATGGCTGCATCCCATGTGAAGCCATTCAAGTGCCTACTACTAGCAAGCTCAGCCATGTGGGTCTGCAGTATGCAAATTATGAGCCTGAGAGTTGGAAATGCAAGTGTGGTCCTTCCATTTACAGCCCTTGA